One window of the Archaeoglobus sulfaticallidus PM70-1 genome contains the following:
- a CDS encoding AAA family ATPase, whose translation MIVEVENLGSIKKGKVELKPLTVFIGPNNTGKTYLAYLISGLCEDFLFRKYIFSPVRGKRKPVYTLSERVVSDILEKGYAEIKINLKDILAENFEYTASIFRKLSERPILVQKFVESFWKFLGGDKKEMFSNLKATVKIPNIDSRNEFEEIVYNRSGHIITHMFYEENIMLRAISFKKPKSYQMDVRLRLIERKIFSEDKQEINDAISKQIDQFLSRIILFLLMKIILQPILSNVFIFPAQRNALTLDFIKSAINIATREEIPDEDLIVSNPERLIKSKPILKFLRMVDLISEDIESEYYDIGQRLEEVLGGHLIISESKGEEEIRFIINGEKSLKLITTSSMVQQLSSLALYLKHQAKSGDLMVIDEPESNLHPEAQTRITEVIAEMVNGGLWVIITTHSPFILEHINNLMKAYVVASMSEETRELVLDVIRNENALLNPEKVGVYLFTKEGIIEDIKRDYIIDAESFRKVSDELGAKFTELLLIEDLYKKLIGESDDSSV comes from the coding sequence GTGATCGTCGAAGTTGAAAATCTGGGATCAATAAAAAAGGGAAAAGTCGAACTAAAGCCCTTAACTGTGTTTATAGGTCCAAATAATACTGGGAAGACCTATTTGGCTTATTTGATTTCAGGATTATGCGAAGATTTTCTGTTTAGGAAATACATTTTCTCACCTGTACGGGGAAAAAGAAAGCCTGTATATACTCTCTCTGAGAGAGTCGTTAGCGATATCTTAGAGAAAGGATATGCGGAGATTAAGATCAATCTGAAAGACATTTTGGCAGAAAATTTCGAATACACTGCATCTATTTTTAGAAAATTAAGCGAGCGTCCCATACTAGTTCAAAAGTTTGTAGAAAGCTTTTGGAAATTTTTGGGGGGTGATAAAAAAGAAATGTTCAGTAATCTCAAAGCTACCGTTAAAATACCGAATATTGATTCTCGCAATGAATTTGAGGAAATAGTGTACAACAGATCGGGACATATTATTACGCATATGTTTTATGAGGAAAATATAATGTTAAGAGCGATATCATTTAAAAAACCTAAATCTTACCAGATGGATGTAAGGTTAAGGTTAATCGAACGTAAGATATTTAGTGAGGATAAACAAGAAATAAATGATGCTATTTCTAAACAGATAGACCAATTTTTAAGTAGAATTATATTATTTTTGCTAATGAAAATAATATTACAACCAATCCTGTCTAATGTATTCATTTTTCCAGCTCAAAGAAATGCACTTACCTTAGATTTTATAAAATCAGCTATAAATATAGCGACAAGAGAAGAAATACCAGATGAAGATTTAATTGTTTCAAATCCTGAACGTCTGATTAAATCAAAACCCATCTTGAAATTTCTCAGAATGGTTGATTTGATAAGTGAAGATATCGAAAGTGAATACTATGACATAGGTCAAAGGCTTGAAGAAGTTTTAGGCGGACATTTAATAATTTCTGAGAGTAAAGGTGAAGAAGAGATTAGATTTATAATAAATGGTGAAAAAAGTTTAAAATTGATAACAACATCATCAATGGTACAGCAATTGAGTTCTTTGGCGTTGTATCTTAAACATCAAGCAAAATCTGGTGATTTAATGGTAATTGATGAACCTGAATCCAATTTGCATCCTGAGGCACAGACAAGAATTACAGAAGTTATTGCTGAAATGGTAAATGGAGGTTTATGGGTTATCATAACCACACATAGTCCGTTCATTTTAGAACATATAAACAATTTAATGAAAGCTTACGTTGTCGCCAGTATGAGTGAGGAAACAAGAGAATTGGTTTTAGATGTTATTAGAAACGAGAACGCTTTACTTAATCCAGAAAAAGTGGGAGTTTATTTATTTACAAAAGAAGGAATAATCGAAGATATCAAAAGAGATTATATAATTGACGCCGAATCATTTAGAAAAGTTTCAGATGAACTTGGTGCGAAATTTACTGAGTTATTATTAATCGAGGATCTATATAAAAAGTTAATTGGTGAAAGTGATGACTCCTCTGTTTGA
- a CDS encoding HK97 gp10 family phage protein, producing MSIKIEVNIDGALEKLDVKNIADPLKNIFRDEVLRLEAEIKETAPVDTGRYRSAWHSEISDLEAQIANNVKYAKYLIYGTKKFRRVKEPHKYKKADLERGILHDVRAILHEWEHDFRRLLSRLIR from the coding sequence ATGAGCATAAAAATTGAGGTTAATATCGATGGGGCCTTGGAGAAGCTGGATGTAAAAAACATTGCCGACCCATTGAAAAACATATTCAGGGATGAAGTGTTGAGGCTCGAAGCGGAGATCAAGGAGACGGCCCCCGTAGATACCGGCAGGTACAGGTCGGCATGGCATAGCGAAATAAGTGATCTGGAGGCTCAAATCGCAAACAATGTCAAGTACGCTAAATACCTTATCTATGGCACCAAAAAGTTCAGGAGAGTTAAAGAACCTCATAAATACAAAAAAGCAGACTTAGAACGCGGAATATTGCACGATGTCAGGGCCATACTGCACGAATGGGAGCACGATTTTAGAAGATTGTTGAGCAGGTTGATAAGATGA
- the gp17 gene encoding tail completion protein gp17, with product MIENIKRDIAQLIGNYVPELSGKVYSAYPKKSAEFPCACLDMVSMAGDNTLGAEIHSYLVRISVFADDRLELDQLVDKVMNAFVGHADELASCHYNGITSISPTAFAFEDREDRWRRDIDVRVVAVLKR from the coding sequence ATGATAGAGAATATTAAGAGGGATATTGCCCAGCTGATTGGGAATTATGTCCCGGAACTGAGCGGTAAGGTCTATTCGGCATATCCAAAAAAGAGTGCCGAGTTCCCATGTGCCTGCCTAGATATGGTCAGCATGGCCGGGGACAACACCCTGGGGGCCGAGATTCACAGCTATCTCGTCAGAATATCGGTCTTTGCGGATGACAGACTGGAGCTTGATCAGCTTGTGGACAAGGTCATGAACGCTTTTGTCGGCCACGCGGATGAGCTTGCCTCGTGCCACTACAATGGGATTACTTCGATTTCGCCAACCGCATTCGCATTCGAAGACAGAGAGGACAGGTGGAGAAGAGATATTGATGTCAGAGTTGTTGCAGTACTGAAGAGATAG
- a CDS encoding phage tail tube protein produces MAVQGFKTVVEYVEESEFGTFPTDPAMQWIGLVDIVKPVIKPKTETKRYLAANASTNRLEKLMNVKVGEEIGLELEYYPQSLPGFLQYFIGSATGLADDLASVSVGIIHKGSGEYMTLSGLVGEEVTLEIPEDGVVKVSARLVGADATDPSTSDYIGLGSHAAEDSTEPLTWEDVSNVQMNYGAGFVSVEDYVSSIEIRVRNELKVIKDIGDTKASRIVAIKPVSREVTLGLEMNYDDLDMLLKVRSLTELGFKFTIGGKTFTLSGVKFPELPTEFSPDDLVGDKITSLPVTGLTIA; encoded by the coding sequence ATGGCAGTTCAAGGATTTAAGACCGTCGTAGAATATGTGGAAGAATCAGAATTCGGCACTTTCCCAACAGATCCTGCAATGCAGTGGATTGGCTTGGTTGATATAGTTAAGCCAGTAATAAAACCGAAAACCGAAACAAAGAGATATTTGGCTGCTAACGCTTCAACTAACAGGCTTGAGAAGCTGATGAATGTCAAAGTGGGTGAAGAAATAGGGCTTGAGCTTGAGTATTATCCTCAGAGCCTGCCGGGTTTCCTTCAGTATTTCATCGGCTCCGCAACCGGTCTGGCTGACGATCTTGCTTCAGTCTCAGTCGGGATAATACACAAGGGGAGCGGGGAGTATATGACCCTCAGTGGGCTTGTGGGTGAGGAGGTAACGCTTGAAATCCCGGAGGATGGAGTCGTTAAGGTATCTGCAAGGCTCGTGGGTGCGGATGCAACGGACCCGTCCACATCAGACTATATCGGATTGGGGTCACATGCCGCAGAAGATTCGACAGAACCACTAACTTGGGAAGATGTCTCAAATGTCCAGATGAACTATGGAGCTGGATTCGTGAGCGTTGAAGATTATGTGAGCTCCATTGAGATCAGGGTGAGAAACGAGCTGAAAGTGATTAAAGATATAGGCGACACCAAAGCCAGCAGGATCGTCGCAATCAAGCCAGTTTCGAGAGAAGTCACCCTCGGACTGGAGATGAATTACGATGATTTAGACATGTTGCTGAAAGTTAGGAGCCTGACAGAACTCGGCTTTAAGTTCACGATCGGTGGTAAAACATTCACGCTCTCTGGGGTTAAATTCCCAGAACTCCCGACGGAGTTCAGCCCGGATGATCTCGTTGGGGATAAGATAACCAGCCTGCCGGTAACCGGGCTGACGATCGCATAG
- a CDS encoding helix-turn-helix domain-containing protein, which yields MVDEIAVRLNPDVLKWLREISGYSIEEVAEKLKIEVEKLELIEEGKLGPTFTLIRDLSKIYKVPVAAFFLPKPREIPMPKDYRFIPGRESKFDKETLLVFRKVRGLQKVAKELIENLGYTIEPHIERVSLKDKPEKIAEKYREEFGLTEELQAEFKDASAMFKYLRQKIEELNIFVFQYGMPVKDARGFTLTDDFPIIITVNSKDLYKPRIFTLMHEFGHVLLGESVVDIPNIAIPTTNIVERWCNEFAASFLLPKDVAIKVFGENRSSLTSKRTLGRLSGRYKVSKHMLLYTMFKLNYISLKEYEEFKKRFKPSSYRGSGGPPPEVRIMSELGDKYLKLVVQNYKNNLISYSAALETIPSVKTRTFNKLLEQVG from the coding sequence GTGGTTGATGAAATAGCTGTAAGATTAAACCCAGATGTCTTGAAATGGCTCAGAGAGATTTCAGGGTATAGCATCGAAGAAGTTGCTGAAAAGTTAAAGATAGAGGTAGAAAAACTTGAGCTAATTGAAGAAGGGAAATTAGGACCTACTTTCACTTTAATTAGGGACCTCTCTAAAATTTACAAGGTTCCTGTTGCAGCTTTTTTCCTCCCGAAGCCCAGGGAAATACCTATGCCCAAAGACTATCGGTTTATTCCTGGAAGAGAGAGTAAGTTCGACAAAGAGACTCTCTTAGTATTCAGGAAAGTAAGAGGTCTACAAAAAGTGGCTAAGGAGCTTATCGAAAATTTGGGTTATACTATTGAACCACATATCGAAAGAGTGAGCCTCAAAGACAAACCAGAAAAAATTGCCGAGAAGTATAGAGAGGAGTTTGGATTAACAGAAGAGTTGCAAGCCGAATTTAAAGATGCTTCAGCTATGTTCAAGTATCTTAGACAAAAAATCGAAGAGTTGAACATCTTTGTTTTCCAATACGGGATGCCAGTAAAAGATGCAAGAGGATTCACTTTAACGGACGACTTCCCCATAATCATAACAGTAAACTCCAAGGATCTTTACAAGCCGAGAATTTTCACACTAATGCATGAATTCGGACATGTGCTTTTGGGAGAATCAGTTGTAGACATACCTAATATCGCTATACCAACCACAAACATTGTTGAGAGGTGGTGTAACGAGTTTGCTGCATCTTTCTTACTGCCAAAAGATGTAGCTATTAAAGTTTTTGGGGAGAATCGTTCGTCGCTGACCAGTAAAAGAACATTGGGCAGATTGTCTGGGAGATATAAAGTCAGTAAACATATGTTGCTATATACTATGTTTAAGCTGAATTACATATCTCTAAAAGAATATGAAGAATTCAAAAAAAGATTTAAACCAAGTTCTTATAGAGGATCGGGAGGGCCACCTCCTGAGGTTAGAATAATGTCAGAACTCGGAGACAAATACCTGAAATTAGTTGTTCAAAACTATAAAAACAATCTGATCTCGTACTCTGCAGCTTTAGAGACGATTCCTTCTGTAAAGACAAGAACTTTCAACAAGCTGCTGGAGCAGGTGGGGTAA
- a CDS encoding DUF4411 family protein, whose amino-acid sequence MYIIDSSSLIDLKDRNPLDIYLSVWNKLMELHLENRLYSHIEVYLELEGRDDELKEWAKEQKNEYPDFFKKYTPDQQKYVADILSKFESFVKINDGTTKDADPWLVALALEMRSQPTIFGPIKPIILTEEVLKGNRVKIPYVAKHYRIKCVKIFDMFRQEGWKF is encoded by the coding sequence GTGTACATCATTGACTCAAGTTCACTCATTGATTTGAAAGATCGAAACCCCTTGGACATATACCTGTCAGTATGGAATAAGCTAATGGAGTTACATTTGGAAAACAGATTGTATTCCCACATCGAAGTTTATTTAGAGCTTGAGGGTAGAGATGACGAGTTAAAAGAGTGGGCCAAAGAGCAAAAAAATGAATATCCGGACTTCTTTAAAAAATATACGCCTGATCAGCAAAAATACGTTGCAGATATCCTCAGTAAGTTTGAGTCATTTGTCAAAATAAACGATGGCACAACTAAAGATGCTGATCCATGGTTGGTAGCATTAGCTCTCGAAATGAGAAGTCAACCCACTATTTTTGGACCTATCAAGCCAATTATATTGACTGAAGAGGTCTTGAAGGGAAACCGAGTTAAGATTCCCTATGTCGCTAAACATTATAGAATAAAATGTGTAAAGATATTTGATATGTTCAGGCAGGAAGGTTGGAAATTCTAA
- a CDS encoding PH domain-containing protein: MIDLPEQVSENLYPGEKIVYSVKKLKSLEKPMYLIVTDRRVIYFDQKLLGRYDLVDFPYEKLELVSYTKGKIGAEFSLVREDGKKVIIPWMEKDESQQAIIAIRDALNAVSVEQISIDKKKGLMKESWTLKKPKEVITRTLPMTQVIETKKEVKEDPIEKLKKLKELYDMGLLTEEEYETKRKELLEKL; this comes from the coding sequence ATGATAGATTTGCCAGAGCAAGTGTCTGAAAACCTGTATCCTGGCGAGAAAATCGTTTACTCGGTTAAAAAATTAAAAAGCTTGGAAAAACCGATGTATCTCATCGTTACGGACCGAAGAGTGATATACTTCGATCAAAAACTGCTGGGAAGATACGATCTGGTAGATTTTCCCTATGAAAAACTTGAGTTAGTTTCGTACACCAAGGGCAAAATCGGTGCTGAATTCTCATTAGTCAGAGAGGATGGAAAGAAAGTTATTATTCCTTGGATGGAGAAAGATGAATCCCAGCAGGCTATTATTGCCATCAGAGACGCTCTAAACGCAGTATCGGTAGAACAGATTTCCATTGATAAAAAGAAGGGTCTGATGAAGGAATCTTGGACATTGAAGAAACCTAAAGAAGTAATTACGAGAACTCTACCCATGACACAAGTAATTGAGACTAAAAAAGAGGTGAAAGAAGATCCGATTGAGAAGCTGAAAAAGCTAAAAGAGCTGTATGATATGGGTCTCCTCACAGAAGAAGAGTACGAAACAAAAAGAAAAGAGTTGTTGGAGAAGCTTTAG
- a CDS encoding phage tail tape measure protein → MFGAGTIGDIVIKIKADLAQLEESLEKAKSQVKDFGKRLQDVGKDLAVAGAKMGAAIAPVALALGHAVRTGAEFEQAMKNVQSVMGASEEDFKRLTEFAKRLGETTVFSASQAAEGLYFLASAGYKVDEAISAMEPILQFAAATQSDLASATELVVSTLNAFEMDASEASRVANVFAAAISNSQLTMERLAVAMPYISGLAKSLGISLEETTATIGLLVSSGIRAESAGRLLASSLGSLMNPTDKAQEVLEKYGLTLDDVNPKMHSLAELVDILKEKNISAADVIKIFGDEGARVWLKLIPMGGEKIREMEQSITGTSKATEMAAIQLDSFQGLIRLVKSELEGIEIAVFDELKNDLTRLVRAFKDALPTIKEFAISFTRGILPAIEGVLKAGKDFMQWFNSLNPHVKNAIAVLMGFTTALMAIGAPLLILIGGLINATGSIVSFAGSLAGLTGISFSTATALTALRTALTFLTGPIGILITAASMLFVAYQTNFLGIRDVVNSAVGWVVDRLSDLVDWMANTIPGVRTLTDFFDALNDTLGSVGERLKEVLNIDTASKASEIEEYNQRIAESERELADAKQRLIEKQRELDEVMDEYHKKQLELEQATNKVKEAEEELAEAKERLLNYTKDLQEAEEDLLKTRLDFKSAQLSVKDAEDDLEDAKERLRKAQEKARVALERYGRNSREYAKALKEVEKAERNVEKAEIRLERARLRVKDLEEAITEKEKEVIKVRNSKEERTRAVEKAQKKYSKALEEQKRILRELSELEENMEKLKLEVEVEQEKYDRAEELLNKVKNKVKELEDQTADSSGKIKDKFDDMAETTEKSSKRMVDSIDTVISKLEELEEELGIYSKTSFGSSPSRKYIENARPTQTTPPPAKAKPEEPSQPRKPFYDVDRSIYAVKSAIQSVTSSVKALSNQIGRIQSVTAAPSVTVTPVIPVHETVQKSVTIKNIQPRIEIRDVVVRQEADIDAIVEKVNRKLVELI, encoded by the coding sequence ATGTTCGGTGCAGGCACGATAGGAGATATTGTCATCAAGATCAAAGCAGATCTCGCTCAGTTAGAAGAATCTCTCGAAAAAGCAAAATCTCAAGTTAAAGATTTTGGTAAAAGACTGCAAGATGTTGGGAAAGACTTGGCAGTCGCTGGAGCGAAAATGGGTGCTGCTATCGCACCCGTTGCTCTCGCTCTTGGGCATGCAGTGAGGACTGGGGCAGAGTTCGAGCAGGCAATGAAAAATGTACAATCTGTAATGGGGGCGAGCGAAGAAGATTTCAAGAGACTGACTGAATTCGCAAAAAGACTCGGTGAAACAACTGTTTTCTCTGCATCTCAGGCTGCTGAAGGATTGTATTTCCTTGCATCAGCCGGTTATAAGGTTGATGAAGCAATCTCTGCAATGGAGCCGATCCTACAGTTTGCAGCAGCGACGCAGTCCGATCTGGCGTCCGCAACCGAGCTGGTCGTTTCGACGCTCAACGCCTTCGAGATGGACGCAAGCGAGGCGAGCAGGGTAGCCAATGTCTTCGCCGCGGCGATCTCAAACTCCCAGCTGACTATGGAGAGGCTCGCGGTTGCCATGCCGTATATCTCAGGACTTGCAAAATCCCTCGGCATAAGCCTTGAGGAAACTACGGCCACTATTGGATTGCTCGTTTCATCTGGAATAAGGGCTGAATCAGCTGGCCGTTTGCTTGCTTCATCGTTGGGTAGCTTGATGAATCCGACGGATAAGGCACAAGAAGTTCTTGAAAAGTATGGCTTAACTTTGGATGATGTCAATCCGAAGATGCACAGCTTGGCTGAGTTAGTCGATATCCTGAAAGAAAAGAACATTTCAGCCGCTGATGTAATAAAGATCTTTGGTGACGAGGGAGCAAGAGTATGGCTGAAACTGATCCCGATGGGTGGAGAGAAGATCCGGGAGATGGAGCAAAGCATCACAGGGACGAGCAAGGCTACAGAGATGGCTGCAATACAGCTTGACAGCTTTCAGGGATTAATCCGGCTCGTCAAATCGGAACTCGAAGGGATAGAGATAGCTGTTTTCGATGAGCTGAAAAATGACCTGACAAGGCTTGTAAGAGCCTTCAAAGACGCCTTGCCGACGATAAAAGAATTTGCGATATCTTTCACGAGGGGGATCCTCCCGGCAATCGAAGGTGTGCTAAAAGCAGGCAAGGACTTCATGCAGTGGTTCAACTCCCTCAATCCGCATGTTAAGAACGCAATTGCCGTTTTGATGGGATTTACGACAGCCCTTATGGCAATTGGTGCACCGTTGCTGATACTCATAGGTGGATTGATAAATGCGACTGGGAGCATCGTAAGCTTTGCCGGTTCCCTGGCGGGCCTGACGGGCATAAGCTTCTCAACGGCAACGGCCCTCACTGCACTGAGAACTGCACTGACATTTCTCACCGGACCGATTGGAATTCTGATAACAGCGGCATCAATGCTCTTTGTGGCATATCAGACTAATTTCTTGGGAATAAGAGATGTAGTCAATTCGGCTGTGGGGTGGGTAGTGGATAGGCTCTCAGACCTAGTAGACTGGATGGCAAACACGATCCCTGGAGTGAGGACTCTAACAGACTTTTTTGATGCACTAAACGACACGCTTGGCAGTGTCGGGGAGCGTCTCAAAGAGGTACTTAATATAGACACTGCATCCAAGGCAAGTGAAATTGAAGAGTACAACCAGAGAATTGCTGAATCTGAACGAGAGCTGGCGGATGCAAAACAGAGACTTATCGAGAAGCAAAGAGAGCTTGACGAGGTCATGGATGAGTATCATAAGAAACAGCTTGAACTGGAGCAGGCAACCAACAAAGTTAAGGAGGCTGAGGAGGAGCTCGCAGAAGCTAAAGAGAGGCTGCTGAACTACACGAAAGACCTGCAGGAAGCCGAGGAAGATCTGTTGAAAACGAGGCTTGACTTCAAGAGTGCCCAGCTCAGCGTCAAAGATGCAGAAGACGATCTGGAGGATGCTAAGGAGAGGCTGAGGAAGGCTCAGGAGAAGGCCCGTGTAGCTCTGGAAAGATACGGCAGGAACAGCAGAGAATATGCCAAGGCCCTCAAGGAAGTTGAAAAAGCTGAGAGGAACGTCGAGAAGGCGGAGATACGACTTGAGAGGGCGAGACTGAGAGTCAAGGATCTCGAGGAGGCAATAACTGAAAAAGAGAAAGAAGTGATAAAAGTTCGGAACAGCAAGGAGGAAAGAACAAGGGCAGTGGAAAAAGCACAGAAGAAATATTCCAAGGCACTCGAAGAACAGAAGAGAATACTCAGAGAACTGTCCGAACTCGAAGAGAATATGGAAAAGCTCAAACTGGAGGTTGAAGTTGAACAAGAGAAATACGATAGAGCCGAAGAGTTGCTGAACAAGGTTAAGAATAAAGTCAAGGAACTGGAAGATCAGACTGCTGATTCATCGGGTAAGATAAAAGATAAATTCGATGATATGGCTGAAACAACGGAGAAATCATCAAAGAGAATGGTGGATTCAATTGACACCGTCATATCTAAACTTGAGGAGTTGGAAGAAGAACTTGGCATTTATTCTAAGACATCTTTTGGTAGTAGCCCATCAAGGAAATATATCGAGAACGCAAGACCTACCCAAACAACTCCACCGCCAGCTAAAGCCAAGCCAGAAGAACCCTCTCAACCAAGAAAACCATTCTATGATGTTGACAGATCAATATACGCGGTAAAATCAGCAATTCAATCTGTGACGAGTTCTGTGAAAGCTCTTTCAAATCAGATCGGCAGGATTCAGTCGGTAACGGCAGCACCAAGCGTCACGGTCACACCCGTGATTCCTGTGCATGAAACGGTGCAGAAGAGCGTGACGATAAAGAACATCCAGCCACGGATAGAGATAAGGGATGTCGTGGTCAGGCAGGAGGCAGACATTGACGCAATAGTTGAGAAGGTCAACAGAAAGCTTGTTGAACTGATATGA
- a CDS encoding site-specific integrase yields the protein MIKPIHVRNLIHEIDQKVRYEPLRLRAKAAVLLATTSGLRAMEVYKLMIDDIDVRNRTVFVRAEIAKDYEERITFFNEEAKQALEDYLATNPSSNLFYNLRDAFEKIDSKLRMKHMRKFFSQQSDRLGMPTAIKKILMGHVVGNEEYVALRGVDVDLEHYDFQDEEELKKIYDKYWRDFKILD from the coding sequence GTGATCAAGCCAATACATGTGAGAAATCTGATCCATGAAATTGATCAGAAGGTCAGATATGAGCCGTTGAGGTTGAGAGCTAAAGCTGCGGTTTTGCTCGCAACTACATCCGGATTGAGAGCTATGGAAGTTTACAAGCTCATGATCGATGACATAGACGTCAGGAACAGAACAGTATTTGTTAGAGCTGAAATTGCCAAAGACTATGAAGAGCGGATCACATTTTTCAACGAGGAAGCGAAACAAGCTTTGGAGGATTACCTTGCAACCAATCCCTCATCAAATCTTTTCTACAACCTCAGAGATGCTTTTGAAAAGATCGATTCCAAGCTGAGGATGAAGCACATGCGTAAGTTCTTCTCGCAACAATCAGATAGACTAGGAATGCCTACAGCCATCAAGAAAATTCTAATGGGCCATGTCGTCGGCAATGAAGAGTATGTTGCTCTGAGAGGCGTGGATGTCGATTTAGAACACTACGACTTCCAAGATGAGGAAGAGTTGAAGAAGATTTACGATAAGTATTGGAGGGATTTTAAGATTTTAGACTAA
- a CDS encoding TIGR00269 family protein, giving the protein MKSCSVCGKRAVYFQRHSNRHLCRKHFIYDFEKRVKYAVKKYGMIQKNDRIAIALSGGKDSTALTFVLKKLYGKRRDLEFFAITVDEGIAGYRPPTVEIAKKVTEMLEIPHYIISFKEEFGMDLDEMVKIGNKKPCSYCGVFRKYLLNRTARELNATKLATGHNLDDETQTILLNFMQGDIERLARLIPQRVQENLVVRIKPFREIYEKEVMLYCILNGIEVDMNECPYSRFPVRAVIRDFLYEFENRYPGRKFSVMRSFEALQDCFKANFPQKDLNRCEICGEPTPKQICQACVLRKELGIL; this is encoded by the coding sequence GTGAAGTCATGCAGCGTTTGTGGAAAGAGGGCAGTGTACTTCCAGAGGCACAGCAACAGACATCTCTGCAGAAAACACTTCATCTACGATTTCGAGAAGAGGGTGAAGTACGCTGTCAAGAAGTACGGCATGATACAGAAAAATGACAGGATAGCAATAGCTCTCAGCGGTGGTAAGGACAGCACAGCCTTAACATTCGTCCTCAAAAAGCTCTATGGCAAGAGAAGGGATCTCGAGTTCTTTGCAATAACAGTGGATGAAGGAATCGCTGGCTACAGGCCTCCAACTGTTGAGATCGCGAAAAAAGTTACTGAGATGCTCGAGATCCCTCACTACATAATCTCATTTAAAGAGGAATTTGGGATGGATCTGGATGAGATGGTAAAAATTGGAAATAAGAAGCCCTGCTCCTACTGCGGAGTTTTCAGGAAATACCTTCTGAACAGAACTGCGAGAGAGTTAAATGCTACAAAGCTGGCAACAGGGCATAACCTCGATGATGAGACTCAAACGATACTCCTGAACTTCATGCAGGGAGACATAGAGAGGCTTGCAAGGCTGATACCGCAGAGGGTGCAGGAGAATCTGGTCGTGAGGATCAAGCCGTTCAGGGAGATTTACGAGAAGGAAGTCATGCTGTACTGCATTCTAAACGGTATAGAGGTTGATATGAACGAATGTCCCTACAGCCGCTTCCCTGTAAGGGCTGTTATAAGGGATTTCCTTTACGAGTTTGAGAACAGGTATCCCGGCAGAAAGTTTTCCGTTATGAGGAGTTTTGAGGCTTTGCAGGATTGTTTTAAAGCCAACTTCCCTCAGAAGGATCTCAACAGATGCGAGATTTGTGGAGAGCCCACACCAAAACAGATCTGTCAGGCCTGTGTCTTAAGAAAGGAGCTTGGGATTCTCTAA
- a CDS encoding RIO1 family regulatory kinase/ATPase domain-containing protein translates to MKDFHILYKSLRKIDWRVIEIIFKKMWDYKYVPSDLILKLSGIKESELNKILRRLSDDGLLDNRSQPYFGSSLTFLGMSLYSLRKLVTRNKLDMLGKKMGEGKESVVYNCYSEKYGECVIKFHKLGAHFRKIREKRDYGDLHLSVLTVRSAKKEYSALKRLFGIINVPEAFAWEGNAVMMELIDGKELFRVRLENPEDALDIILEDTKKMFRAGIIHGDLSQYNILVSDDLYIIDFPQHVDLDHENWPDILKKDIENVLSYFKKAYGIEKDINSVTKYIISE, encoded by the coding sequence GTGAAGGATTTTCACATACTATACAAAAGTCTCCGGAAAATCGACTGGAGGGTTATCGAAATAATCTTCAAAAAGATGTGGGATTACAAGTATGTCCCATCAGACCTCATTCTCAAGCTATCCGGGATAAAGGAATCGGAACTCAACAAAATTCTGAGAAGGCTGAGCGATGACGGTCTTCTGGACAACAGATCCCAGCCGTACTTCGGGTCGAGCCTCACCTTCCTCGGCATGAGTCTTTACTCTCTGAGAAAGCTCGTGACGAGGAACAAGCTTGACATGCTCGGGAAGAAAATGGGCGAGGGCAAGGAGAGTGTTGTTTACAACTGCTATTCCGAGAAATATGGAGAATGTGTTATCAAGTTCCACAAACTTGGAGCACACTTCAGGAAGATCAGGGAGAAGAGGGATTACGGAGATCTGCATCTGAGCGTTTTGACTGTGAGGTCAGCTAAAAAAGAATACAGCGCTTTAAAAAGGTTGTTTGGGATAATTAATGTCCCTGAAGCCTTTGCCTGGGAAGGGAATGCCGTTATGATGGAGTTAATCGATGGGAAAGAGTTATTCAGGGTCAGGCTGGAAAATCCTGAGGATGCTCTGGACATAATACTGGAAGACACGAAGAAGATGTTTAGGGCTGGTATAATACACGGAGACCTCAGCCAGTACAATATTCTCGTCAGCGATGATCTCTACATCATCGATTTTCCGCAGCATGTGGATTTAGATCATGAAAACTGGCCTGATATTCTCAAAAAAGATATCGAGAATGTGTTATCTTACTTTAAAAAAGCTTACGGGATAGAAAAAGATATTAACTCGGTAACCAAGTATATCATATCGGAATGA